The Phalacrocorax carbo chromosome 28, bPhaCar2.1, whole genome shotgun sequence genome has a window encoding:
- the LOC135318008 gene encoding sperm-associated antigen 4 protein-like isoform X1 yields MSKHSLAVLDASFPFGPVCVKRPWCGCVLRRSLTGTGVWTTAGAYCATSLPVWTTQAKGLIEELTRVSSANLKMLWNLPVLVVEETQKTRFLLEEVAQLRAQIRSLKEAQEVNQAASKKALGAYVEMSDWALESSGATIDTQRTSETYDCQENWSCWALRFFRAAKPPETILQADVSPGNCWPFQGHQGQVVIRLPARVHLTAITVQHISKDVSPSGTVLSAPRDVAVFGVDADGEEETLLGTFTYNVAKESIQTFPLKNAPLPRAFPSVKLLVESNWGNPAYTCVYRVQVHGKMAQPESPR; encoded by the exons ATGAGCAAAcacagcctggctgtgctggatgCCAGCTTTCCTTTTGGGCCAGTATGTGTGAAACGCCCGTGGTGCGGGTGCGTCCTGAGGAGGTCCTTGACTGGCACTGGCGTTTGGACTACCG CTGGTGCTTACTGCGCGACCTCGCTGCCGGTGTGGACAACGCAGGCAAAGGGACTGATAGAG GAGCTGACACGCGTGTCGTCGGCAAACCTGAAGATGCTTTG GAACTTGCCCGTTTTGGTGGTGGAGGAGACCCAAAAGACACGCTttctgctggaggaggtggctCAGCTGAGGGCACAGATCCGCAGTTTGAAG GAAGCTCAGGAAGTGAACCAGGCAGCGTCCAAGAAGGCTTTGGGTGCCTACGTCGAGATGTCTGACTGGGCCCTGGAAAGCTCTG GTGCCACCATTGACACGCAGAGAACTTCCGAGACCTACGACTGCCAAGAGAATTGGAGCTGCTGGGCTTTACGGTTCTTCCGCGCTGCCAAGCCTCCTGAGACTATTTTGCAG GCGGATGTTTCCCCAGGAAACTGCTGGCCTTTCCAAGGGCATCAGGGCCAGGTGGTCATCAGGTTGCCAGCACGAGTCCATCTGACTGCCATCACTGTGCAGCACATCTCCAAAGACGTGTCTCCATCTGGGACCGTCCTCAGCGCCCCCAGAGACGTCGCTGTCTTT GGAGTGGATGCGGACGGAGAAGAGGAAACTCTCCTTGGGACGTTCACGTACAACGTGGCGAAAGAGTCTATTCAGACCTTCCCTCTGAAG AACGCGCCGCTTCCCAGAGCCTTTCCGTCTGTCAAACTTCTTGTGGAGAGCAACTGGGGAAACCCAGCGTACACCTGCGTTTATCGAGTGCAGGTTCATGGGAAGATGGCGCAACCAGAGAGCCCCAGGTGa
- the LOC135318008 gene encoding sperm-associated antigen 4 protein-like isoform X2 yields the protein MAPRSKRLLKVFFLCLPVALAGAYCATSLPVWTTQAKGLIEELTRVSSANLKMLWNLPVLVVEETQKTRFLLEEVAQLRAQIRSLKEAQEVNQAASKKALGAYVEMSDWALESSGATIDTQRTSETYDCQENWSCWALRFFRAAKPPETILQADVSPGNCWPFQGHQGQVVIRLPARVHLTAITVQHISKDVSPSGTVLSAPRDVAVFGVDADGEEETLLGTFTYNVAKESIQTFPLKNAPLPRAFPSVKLLVESNWGNPAYTCVYRVQVHGKMAQPESPR from the exons ATGGCCCCGCGGAGCAAGAGGTTGCTGAAAGTCTTCTTCCTGTGCCTCCCAGTGGCTCTGG CTGGTGCTTACTGCGCGACCTCGCTGCCGGTGTGGACAACGCAGGCAAAGGGACTGATAGAG GAGCTGACACGCGTGTCGTCGGCAAACCTGAAGATGCTTTG GAACTTGCCCGTTTTGGTGGTGGAGGAGACCCAAAAGACACGCTttctgctggaggaggtggctCAGCTGAGGGCACAGATCCGCAGTTTGAAG GAAGCTCAGGAAGTGAACCAGGCAGCGTCCAAGAAGGCTTTGGGTGCCTACGTCGAGATGTCTGACTGGGCCCTGGAAAGCTCTG GTGCCACCATTGACACGCAGAGAACTTCCGAGACCTACGACTGCCAAGAGAATTGGAGCTGCTGGGCTTTACGGTTCTTCCGCGCTGCCAAGCCTCCTGAGACTATTTTGCAG GCGGATGTTTCCCCAGGAAACTGCTGGCCTTTCCAAGGGCATCAGGGCCAGGTGGTCATCAGGTTGCCAGCACGAGTCCATCTGACTGCCATCACTGTGCAGCACATCTCCAAAGACGTGTCTCCATCTGGGACCGTCCTCAGCGCCCCCAGAGACGTCGCTGTCTTT GGAGTGGATGCGGACGGAGAAGAGGAAACTCTCCTTGGGACGTTCACGTACAACGTGGCGAAAGAGTCTATTCAGACCTTCCCTCTGAAG AACGCGCCGCTTCCCAGAGCCTTTCCGTCTGTCAAACTTCTTGTGGAGAGCAACTGGGGAAACCCAGCGTACACCTGCGTTTATCGAGTGCAGGTTCATGGGAAGATGGCGCAACCAGAGAGCCCCAGGTGa